Within Lagopus muta isolate bLagMut1 unplaced genomic scaffold, bLagMut1 primary scaffold_144, whole genome shotgun sequence, the genomic segment gacaaagggaaatggttttaagttgagggaggggagattgaggttggatgtcagggcgaagttctttactgtgagagcggtgaggtgctggaacagctgcccagagaggctgtgatgccctgtccacccctggaggtgttcaaggccaggttggatggggccctgggtagcctgggctgctgtgaaatggggaggttggtggccctgcgttGGTGGGGGGCTGGAGACTCGTGGgcctcgaggtcccttccaacccaggacattctgtgattctgggcagtggaacaggctgcacagagaggcggtggatgccctgtcccttccaaggtgaagcgggatcaggccctgggcagcccgatcgagctgtggatgtccctgttccttGTGGGGAGTCGCACTAGATCATCACAAACGGTCCCTTCCGACCCTAAGGAGTCTATGGCACGATACCCAAAGCCGTGAGGCACGACAACACAAAGGACATTGATGGCCTCGTAAGCAATCAGGGCAGGCAGGGAACTCCGTGTGCTCAACAGCTCCAGGCAACTCACAAGCAGTCCAACCAGGAAGATCCACGTCGGCCACAGAGCCTCTCTGTGCCGGCCCCAGCATTCAGCACACCAGAGGTATTGCTGCATTGCACTGCTGGGTGccatggctgcagggctgctatGGAACGGGGGGCAGGGATGGAAGGAAGAGGGCTGGGGAGGTTGGGTGGCGTCCAGACTGGGAAACTGACAGCATCCCCTGATGGCTGGGATGGAGATATCTGCGGTGATCCAGACACAGCGCTCCAGCAGAGGATGGCCCTTTGTTTCCTATCAATACAAAGCCACATCTGCCAGCACGACAGAAAGAGCCCTGAGAGCCTGGGGGGGTCGGCCACAAGGCGCTCGCAGAGCCGTGCCCTGACACCTGTTGCTGCCAACCAATTCCTAAGGGAGATCTGGGAGAGAACCAGGCCAAACAGGAACTGAATCCTTGTGCTCAGTGCGCTCGAGCAGCGCAGAGCGGACGGCGCTGGGTGAGGATGAAGCAAATGGCCACTGGGGCCCAgggctttcctgcagctcagctcccagccgcATCCACGCACCTCGCTCTATCGCCAGCCACGGAGCTCATGGGGCTGCAAGGACaaagggcagggagcagggcaaGCCCGGGGGACCAACCCCCATTGCATCTCCAAGggagctgcccacagccagcccAAAACCCACCCGCATACAAGCAACGCATGAACAAGGGGTTCCTGCCGTTCCAGCGTCCGCCCCACAGATTGCACAGCGCTGGAACCACTAACCAGAGGAGCCCCAGAAACCCTTCGACCCCATTGAGCCGCAAAACAGAAGGAGATCCAACGAGACGCGGAACGGAATTGAAATGCGTGCCCTCAAACAACACTCAGCACAGGTGGAATGAATGCGTGGCACAGGAGACGCAGAGGGGACACAGGCAGAGGACGTAGGGAGGACGCGAGGACGCAGAGGGAACGTGTCATAAAATGGGCTGCGGCAAAGTGGGAGCAGACGGAGTGAGTTTGGAGGCCCAGGTTGGAGATCCCACAATGAGAATCACAAAAGAGGGAACAGAGACGTCACAAGAAGGTGTTGAGCTTAGAAAGAGTTGCAGAGGAActctgcagaacacagaatcCCTTTACAGAACAGTGCATCAGCTCCAGGCATTTCTGGAGTCGCAACGCTCAGTCACCCAACCAGCATCACCTTGGGGCTGACTGAAGCATTCCCGAAACAGatgagagcaaaagaaaggaacGTCCATCAGTCCCTCCGTTACCagttcagagaaaggcagagaaccCCTTGACTGCCCTCAGAGAACAAGTGGAAGGCAtcagaagcagaggcagagctgacAGAGCTACCGTAAACCAGCTTACAATCcccacagaaaggcagagatcAAAACCCCAACAGCCATCAAGAATGAATCGCTGACCTCTTCCCCCGAACCAGAGCTCACCCAGCAATCCACAAGAGGCATCTCCAGGAAGAAACCCtgcctgtggggctgccagcccttcaatgaggcgagggaggggtggagccaggctcagcCCCATCTGCCCCACGGCTgcattgcttccacctgtgcaggcagggctgcacccctcaccaggtgctccatcactgcttcaggctgtgatctcAAAGTTCCCctaaaagcaggaaggaaaaaaagtaaaaaaaaaaaaaaaaaaagtaatgaccGGCAGCCAAATGACTGACAGCAGCCTGGGCCCCAAAAGTGACACATCAGCGCCCCACAAGCGACGCATAAGTGACCCACAGGCCCCACATCTGCTCCCACGGCTGccttgcttccacctgtgctcacAGGGCTGCACCCTTCAcaagctgctccagcactgcttcacaTGCACTCCCCATACAACTCGCCCACCACCACATTTTGGGGGCACCGACCCCCACCCCGCTGTCACAGCCGTGCGCCGAGGGCACCATCACTCCCCTGCGCACGGCCATCAACTCCTCCCAGGACTCCACGCGCCCCATGGGCAGCCCCCAATGCGCGGAACTGCCGCCGCCTACCGCCGAATCCCGGCATCGATCCGGCAGGAAAGTTCTTGCCgtggtctctgctgccaccgCGTGGCCAACGCGCGGAACTGCCGCTGCCTGCCGCCGAGTCCCGCCAGCGGCAAAACACATGCGCCCAGAAATGTGGAAGTGCCGATCTAACCGCTCTGCGCAGCTCATCCGCCGCTCTTTATGGTGATTAGTCCTCCGGCTAACAGCGAATATACGCCCGTCACCTTCGAAACAGCAACTGTCTCGAAAAACCACTACGGCTACGGGCAAGCAGCCGATTCCGGACCGCCGGCTCAGCGATATATTCTCCCCCGCTAATCCGGGGTGCCCCTCGTCTATTTCCGCCGTTTGATGCCCGAGCCCACCCGGGAACGGAAACGGACCGGTTCGGCTCACAGCTGCCCCTCAGCGCCTCGTGGCATCCAACTCGCTCGCCTCCCGGTGAACCAGCAAACgtccccttccaaccctgcaCCGTCCCCCAGCTGCTTAAAAGCCCCCgcagcagcagtgcaatgctgctcagagctgctcgGAAGGACTCGGAGCGGCTCGAGCGGCACGAAAGCGGCTCGGAGTGAGCGGCTCGGAGCTGCTCGGAAAGACTCGGAGCGGCTCGGAATGGCACAAAAGCGGCTCGGAGCTGCTCGGAAGGGCTCAGAACGACTTGGAGGGGCTCGGAGCTGCTTGGAAGGACTCGGAGCGGCATGAAAGCGGTGCGGAACTTCTCCGAGGTTCTCGGAGTGGCTCGGTAGGGCTCGGAGCTCCTCGGAGGGGCTCAGAACGACTCGCAGCGGCTCGGAGCTACTTGGAGGGACTCGGAGCGGCGCGAAAGCGGCTCGGAGCGGCTCGGAGCTTCTCCGAGGGGCTTGGAATGACTCGCAGCAGCTGGGAGCTACTCGGAAGGGCTCGGAGCTACTCGGAAGGGCTCGGAGCAGCTCGGAGGGGCTCGGAGGGGCTCAGAGCTGCTTGGAGCAATTTGCAGCGGCTTGGAGCTGCTTGGAAGGGCTCGGAGAGACTCGGAGCGGCTTGGAGTTGCTCGGAGGGGCTCGGAGCGACTCGCAGCGGCTCGGGGATTCTCGATCGCGTTACCGGTGTGCAGCAGAACCGACACGAGCATGTCTCGGGAAAGCAATATATCTCAGCAAATCCAGGCTCTGTAACGTGCTATATATACGCGCCGGTTTCTGCCACGCAAGGTGCATACGCCAGCCGCGGCATGGTAATACGCATGCGCCAGCTCAGCACCGAACAGCGTATGCGGCTTCTTGGCACAGCACTGCGCATGCGTCGGTCATTGCGTGCAGCCCGCATGCGCCGACTTCATGCAGGCAGTACCCATGCGCCTTCCTGGACATCGCACTGCGCATGCATCAGTTTCCTCGCCGCAGCGCGCATGAGGCAAGTCCAGACAGGACTCTTTCGTGCAAAATTCACATCTGCTTTCCCATGCGCGTTGTTGGGCACGGATTGGTTACGCGGGGACACCAGAGACCGCGGAAAAAAGCTGGAcgcagttccgcatatcggccacacgagAACAGCACAGAGACGGCAGAAAAaacttcgttgcagttccgcatatcggccacacgagggcagcgaagagagcagaaaaaacTTCGTTGCACTTTCGCATTCTAGCCACACGAGAACAGCCCAGAGAACGGAAAAaatttcgttgcagttccgcatatcggccaaGAGAGGGCAGTCCAGAGAGTGGAAAAAACTTCGTTGCAGTTTCGCATAAGGGCCACACGAGGGCACCGCAGAGAGCGGAAAGCACTTCTCTGCAGTTCAAAATATTGGCCAAACGAGGGCAGCGCAGAGACGGCGGAAAAATCTTCGTTGCAGTTCCGTCTATCGGCCACACGAGGCCAGCGAAGAGAGCGGAAAAaatttcgttgcagttccgGATATCGGCCACACGAGGGCAGTGCAGAGAGCGGAAAGCAATTCGTCACGCTGCACTGCGCATGCGTCTTCGGCCGAGATCGCACGGCGCATGCGCCTGTTTCGCCGCACTACGCATGCGCCTACTCGGTCACACCACTGCGCGTGCACCTCTCTACGTGCAGTGCAGCGCATGCGCCGCTCTCACAGcggcactgcgcatgcgctcATCGGGACGCACGCGCAGTCGATTAGCAGCGCACTACGCACGCGCCGTTCCCACCTCTGCACTGCGCATGCGTCTTCGGCCGAATTCTCAAGGCGCATGCGCCACATTCTccgcactgcgcatgcgcctaCTCGGTCATTCCACTGCGTGTGCGCCTCTCTAAATGCAGTGCGGCGAGCAGTTATTTtgtggtgtggtttttttgtttctggctgGTTGGGtgggttgggtttggtttttcaGAAAAGCCGTatggttttcagtgaaaaggaCTGGATGCAACTGACTGGTGTTAAGTAGCAGGTGCTTCTCTTCACAGattgtgtgttctttttttttttttttggtggaatGTCATTTGAGGCAACCTCTACAAAACCTGCTTTGTAGTGCTGTAATTTTACACTGTCTGATAGTAACAGTACACATCCCAAAAGCCTTCAGTTTTAGTCCAATCTAGCTACACTGTTTCAGCTAGTATTTCTGGTTAAAGTTAATAGGGATATCTCTGGATAAAGAGAAGGAGAATATATCTACGTGCTTTTAATGTAACAGTTAACTCTCTACTAGCTAGAATAGTATTCTGcagcagacattttaaaatctaaattaaagCTAATGCACCAGATCTGATTTATTTGCTGAGtattctgcttttgtaatttaaaaaataccaaaaaagtATATAGTGATGTACgtgttatttttactttaccAAAGGATGAACTTCTGTCTCATGCCTGTAACAATTTCTGAGCttttacattttactttcttAACATGGAACTTCTTTGTACGctagtaggaaaaaagaaagagatggatgACTTTGAATACTCGAGAAAGTATTACTGAAAGCCTGCAACTGAATTCTAAATTATACTTGCTGTTGAAAGGGATGCACATCATCACAACATCAGAAGCAGCTTCAAAACAATCTTCAGAGCAGGAAACCACAGTATTACAGAGTACAGAGCTACTGGTTCCTTGAATTCAGATAGTGCCAGCCCAAACACTGGTCCTGTTCGTAACTACAAACTGAGTCTTCTGCTGCTGTCGTCTCTCGTACAGGTACAGGAGGAGCTGAGGATTCTAGTGATAAACCAGTAACCAGTGCCGTCTAGGTCCATCTTGAGTTTAACAGTTGAGCACTTACATGCACCTAATAAGCAAGGAAGGGCTCTCTCGTGAGTAGCCTGCCATTTGAGCACTATCGTGGCTTTCGAAAATCACACACTGAATTCTACCTCAAACAGGCTCCTTAGTTACATTGCTCAAGCCTCAGGATGGATGAAGAATCAGCATCACTGACAGCATTATTACTTCATCTTTGTATTAATTGAATCCATCCTTAGAAGTGCGCTGATTGACAGGAGGAAGGTGCTGTTAACACTGGGGATGACAGCCTTGGGGGGGGTCCTGGATCTACGGGAGCATTGGACAATCATCAACGGCATGCAGTTCAACAAAGGTAAACGCCGGCTTCTATATCTGGCTCGGAGCGACGCCGGCCAGCTtggcagctgggcagctggAGAGCCGCTCAGAAACAGCACTTGCCGTCCACAGCGGCACTTCCCGCTCCCACGGCGCCGCTCCTCGCGCCGCCTGCCTCCCTTCAGCGCTCCGTTCCGGGTTTGCCTCCCGCTCGTGAAATCCGCAGCGCGAGGAGCTGGCGCCGCTTACGGCACAACACGCTGCGATGCAAGAGCACGCCTGAAAGCACCGACGCCGCAACCCGATAACGCAACCCGTACAAAGCGGCGCGTGACGGCGCGGAGGCGTGTCCAGGGGGCGGGCGGGGCCTCCCGGGGCACGGAGCTGCGCTCAGCGTCCTGCGCCCCGCCCCCGAGAAGCACCGCGCGCTGCGGAAGGGCGCGCGGAGGCGCAAGGTGGCGAGGCGGGGCGCCGCCGCAGGAAACCTCCGAGCGGTGCCGGTGTTCGGTGGCCATGGTGCGGCTTTACAACTTGCACCCGTTTGGGTCGCAGAGAGTAGTGCCCTGCAAGCAGGAGCCGGCGCAGTTCTGCCGCGGCCGCGACGTGCAGTTCGCGGCCAGCGCGGCGGCCAGCTGCGGGGTGGAGGTGTTCGCCGTACGCCGTGAGGGCCGCTGCAAGCCCTTGGGCTCCTTCGCCACCCTGGGCCCCGTGCTGCGCATGGCGCACAGCCGTGCAGGTCAGTGCCGGGCGGGTGGCCTCTGCGAGCGCGGAGCCCGGAGCGcggagctgctgcctggccGCGGCGTCTCCTCTGAGAAGAGCGCTGCTCTTACAGTGGGCCCACGTCGAAGTAGCGTCGGAGCTCTGGAGCCGTGTGTTTTCCTTTAACAGTACGTGAAGTACGTTTACCTAGCGAATTAATTTGCGCTCGAGATCTCTCATTGAAGAAAACCCGGTAAAGGCTGTACTCTGGAACGCTATGTGAGAGCTGAGAATTTAAGATActttttgtaatgtattttattgGGTTCGCAGGTAAGCAGCTCAAACGCTGTCGTGTGTTCTTTAACGACTTAACAgtccttctgctttcccttaaGGAGACTATTTGGTGACgattgaagagaaaagcaaagcaacttTCCTAAGAGCTTATGTGAACTGGCGATGCATGTCTGCAGGCAGTTCTCGTGTTTGTGTACGGATGGTGGGTCACAAGATGGAGGAGTCGTACACCGAAACCTTAAAAGAGCAGATGTCGATAGTGGAAATGGCACTTTCAGATCCTCCGCTGTGTATTTCATGTTGTCCTGTAAATGGAGATCTTCTTGTGGGCTGCAGGAATAAGCTAGTCATGTTCTGTTTGAAATACCTGGTCATAAACCAGAATTTGACAGTATTAGACTTTGAACGCTCCTTAATTTTACACACTGATAACTTCATTCCTGCCGAAGTTGCATTTTGCGCTAGGCACATAGCGATAACAACAGAGTTGGATGTTCTAATCCTGAAACTGGACCTGGTCCAGCA encodes:
- the LOC125687669 gene encoding Hermansky-Pudlak syndrome 3 protein-like: MVRLYNLHPFGSQRVVPCKQEPAQFCRGRDVQFAASAAASCGVEVFAVRREGRCKPLGSFATLGPVLRMAHSRAGDYLVTIEEKSKATFLRAYVNWRCMSAGSSRVCVRMVGHKMEESYTETLKEQMSIVEMALSDPPLCISCCPVNGDLLVGCRNKLVMFCLKYLVINQNLTVLDFERSLILHTDNFIPAEVAFCARHIAITTELDVLILKLDLVQHSADRGEQCAYQVSTTEKLVDGGKYRY